A stretch of DNA from Longimicrobiaceae bacterium:
ACCGCCCCGATCACCCTCTCCCCCGGAAGGGCGACGCTCGCCTGGCGGTACTCGCGGCCGGAGGCGCTCCGGGCCAGCACACCTTCCAGGGAGTGGATGCACACGAGCTCGCGGACGCCCCGGTCGATCAGCACCCCGGCGGCGCGGGAAAGCCCCCGCCAGCTGACGCTCTGTCCGCGGCGGGTCGGGACGGCGGTGATCCGTTCCGCTTCGAGCTCGTTCAGAAAGAAGTAGTCGATCGCGGGGAGGGAGGGATTCACGACCGCGGGAACGCGATCGCTGTCCTCGCTCACCACGTCGGCCGAGGTCTTGAACCCGAGGGACTGCGCCTCCCGGAACAACCGGGCCGCCCCGGTCCGCCCATCCGTCCCCACCTCATCCAGTCCCTCCAGCAGGAGCAGGTAACCCAGGTGGAAGATCCTGGCCCGGGAGGCGCCGAGGGTGACGTCGCCGACGTCCAGCAGGCGGTTGGCTCCCGGCTGGTGAAAGAACGTTCTCCTGCCGGTCGACTTCACCGTCATCACCTCGGTGTACGAGGTGGCGGCCTGCGCGGTTCGCCGCAACTGGGCGGTATCGATTCCATTGGCCCGGCAGTCCTCCAGGATGGAGCTCCCGTCCTCGTCCTCCCCCACCCGGCCGAACCCCGCGAGAGGGAAGGGGGCGCCCAGCCTGGAAAGGTCCTTCAGCAGGTTGTAGGGAGACCCTCCGTTGCCGCTGGACTGCTCCAGAATGTGGGCC
This window harbors:
- a CDS encoding carbohydrate kinase family protein — encoded protein: MTEQRSGILAGGNWIVDRVKIIDRYPQQDGLAHILEQSSGNGGSPYNLLKDLSRLGAPFPLAGFGRVGEDEDGSSILEDCRANGIDTAQLRRTAQAATSYTEVMTVKSTGRRTFFHQPGANRLLDVGDVTLGASRARIFHLGYLLLLEGLDEVGTDGRTGAARLFREAQSLGFKTSADVVSEDSDRVPAVVNPSLPAIDYFFLNELEAERITAVPTRRGQSVSWRGLSRAAGVLIDRGVRELVCIHSLEGVLARSASGREYRQASVALPGERVIGAVGAGDAFAAGVLFCLHEGSEIEACLRLGVCAAAACLFHPASSEGVLPWNQCLQLGETFGFRR